A single window of Agromyces aureus DNA harbors:
- a CDS encoding inositol monophosphatase family protein — protein sequence MTSAAASADLLALAHGIAVRAGEFALEQRRHGVSVAATKSTSTDIVTAVDRDTEELIRSLILDARPDDGIVGEEDAAHIGASGVDWIVDPIDGTVNFLYGIPSWAISIAVAERGGADAAGGPGSIDGATLAGVVLDPSSGELFEASAGGGAHATGRQAAAARPLAVNEEVPLHQALVATGFGYASELRRWQAEVLLGVLPEVRDIRRIGSAALDLCALAAGRVDAYYERGLNAWDHAAGSLIAREAGARVTGPRGGRENSELLVAAAPGLHEELVALLRRAGVEA from the coding sequence ATGACCTCCGCCGCGGCATCCGCAGACCTGCTCGCTCTGGCTCACGGCATCGCCGTGCGGGCGGGGGAGTTCGCGCTCGAGCAGCGCAGACACGGCGTGAGCGTGGCGGCGACCAAGTCGACCTCGACCGACATCGTCACCGCGGTCGATCGCGACACCGAGGAGCTCATCCGCTCGCTGATCCTCGATGCGCGCCCCGACGACGGCATCGTCGGCGAGGAGGACGCCGCGCACATCGGCGCGAGCGGCGTCGACTGGATCGTCGACCCGATCGACGGCACCGTGAACTTCCTCTACGGCATTCCGTCGTGGGCGATCAGCATCGCCGTCGCCGAGCGCGGTGGGGCGGATGCCGCGGGCGGCCCGGGCTCGATCGACGGCGCGACCCTGGCCGGAGTCGTGCTCGACCCGTCGAGCGGCGAGCTGTTCGAGGCGAGCGCCGGCGGGGGAGCGCACGCGACGGGTCGCCAGGCTGCGGCAGCACGCCCGCTCGCGGTGAACGAGGAGGTGCCGCTGCACCAGGCGCTCGTCGCGACCGGATTCGGCTACGCGTCCGAGCTTCGGCGGTGGCAGGCCGAGGTGCTGCTCGGCGTGCTGCCCGAGGTGCGCGACATCCGCCGCATCGGCTCTGCGGCGCTCGACCTGTGCGCGCTCGCCGCCGGACGCGTCGACGCGTACTACGAGCGCGGGCTCAACGCCTGGGACCACGCGGCGGGCAGCCTCATCGCGCGCGAGGCGGGCGCACGCGTGACGGGTCCGCGCGGCGGGCGGGAGAACTCCGAGCTGCTCGTCGCGGCGGCCCCGGGGCTGCACGAGGAGCTCGTCGCCCTGCTGCGCCGGGCCGGCGTCGAGGCCTGA
- a CDS encoding M23 family metallopeptidase: MPESPLVPDASSRGTMDPLRSGRPLTRRELRELEAAQAAATAQAAPVAPAAAPIAAPGAPAAPVQPASIAPAAQAAPARPAFDDLFGGRAAAAQVAPAAPAPAQAAVTAPAPQAPAADSSRRARRAFDQGAPTQVPSRSDASSGSVPPIPTAAPRPTPLSIPATTEISGLDIFGLASDTAAPTEAPATAASHQRHPASRQPAASARSSRRSGTPAAATASAPHQGRRRSIAEAPAPAERAPRTAPRPQRRRARGIASIVAMSFVAMLAVTTTIPALSLLTEDDVQALALTQYGTDSIDGQRMLINGDVVAQSVDREGYAAQTIEEYAEAAGIRPEATFTNNPSGTIQWPFAVGVHIGDRFGYRDCAGCSEDHHGQDFNPGYGAEIQAIADGVVSGSTDSGGSLGVVTMIDHQIDGQTVTSVYAHMQYDSRRFEIGDTVHVGDVVGNTGNTGMSTGPHLHFEIRIGGINGEWVDPLEWLYANTN; this comes from the coding sequence GTGCCCGAGTCCCCCCTCGTGCCCGACGCCTCATCGCGCGGCACCATGGATCCCCTGCGGTCCGGGCGACCCCTCACGCGTCGGGAACTCCGCGAACTCGAGGCCGCGCAGGCGGCTGCGACGGCTCAGGCGGCTCCGGTTGCGCCTGCCGCGGCTCCGATCGCGGCGCCCGGCGCTCCCGCAGCGCCGGTGCAACCGGCTTCGATCGCGCCGGCCGCTCAGGCAGCGCCGGCGCGCCCGGCGTTCGACGACCTGTTCGGCGGTCGTGCGGCGGCAGCCCAGGTCGCGCCCGCTGCACCTGCGCCTGCGCAGGCCGCCGTGACCGCACCGGCACCTCAGGCGCCCGCCGCGGACTCCTCGCGTCGCGCCCGCCGTGCGTTCGATCAGGGGGCTCCGACCCAGGTCCCGTCGCGGTCCGACGCCTCCAGCGGTTCCGTGCCGCCGATCCCCACCGCCGCGCCGCGCCCGACGCCGCTGTCGATCCCCGCCACGACCGAGATCTCGGGTCTGGACATCTTCGGCCTGGCGTCCGACACCGCGGCACCGACCGAGGCCCCGGCGACCGCCGCATCGCATCAGCGTCATCCCGCGAGCCGCCAGCCCGCGGCATCCGCTCGCTCGTCGCGTCGGTCGGGAACCCCCGCCGCCGCGACCGCGTCGGCGCCGCATCAGGGTCGCCGTCGCAGCATCGCCGAAGCGCCCGCGCCTGCCGAACGCGCACCGCGCACCGCACCCCGCCCGCAGCGCCGCAGGGCCCGCGGCATCGCCAGCATCGTGGCCATGAGCTTCGTCGCGATGCTCGCCGTGACCACGACGATCCCCGCGCTCTCGCTGCTCACCGAAGACGACGTGCAGGCGCTCGCCCTCACCCAGTACGGCACCGACTCGATCGACGGGCAGCGCATGCTCATCAACGGCGACGTCGTCGCGCAGTCGGTCGACCGCGAGGGGTACGCGGCGCAGACGATCGAGGAGTACGCCGAGGCCGCCGGCATCCGCCCCGAGGCGACCTTCACGAACAACCCCAGCGGCACGATCCAGTGGCCCTTCGCCGTCGGCGTGCACATCGGCGACCGGTTCGGCTACCGCGACTGCGCCGGCTGCTCCGAAGACCACCACGGCCAGGACTTCAACCCCGGCTACGGCGCCGAGATCCAGGCGATCGCCGACGGCGTCGTGTCCGGTTCGACCGACTCGGGCGGCTCGCTCGGCGTGGTCACCATGATCGATCACCAGATCGACGGGCAGACCGTCACGAGCGTGTACGCGCACATGCAGTACGACTCGCGCCGCTTCGAGATCGGCGACACGGTGCACGTGGGCGACGTCGTCGGCAACACGGGCAACACCGGCATGTCGACCGGTCCCCACCTGCACTTCGAGATCCGCATCGGCGGTATCAACGGCGAGTGGGTCGACCCGCTCGAGTGGCTCTACGCCAACACCAACTGA
- a CDS encoding MerR family DNA-binding transcriptional regulator, with translation MLQIGEFAGVTGLSVKALRHYDEKAVLVPAEVDDRSGYRRYGEGQVRAGVIARALRDAGVPLPAVAAVVAGGGARDALSERRRRVLEDRAREDRAFADAEAVVRVLAAPVAVVEREMVAQPFVGQAISVDAQDAGSMSDDDAEAVLAELFERLRASDLGPSGQFWTTLRAGEQGAVEVVCCWPTPVEVDDERFGAEAFSGVVPARVELVATWRPTEGETLPDGATHPAVVALFDALAHRPIDGLRTLEVRQTVLGMSEDDYAVEVAVTVETR, from the coding sequence ATGCTGCAGATCGGTGAGTTCGCGGGTGTGACGGGGCTGAGCGTCAAGGCGCTTCGCCACTACGACGAGAAGGCCGTGCTGGTTCCGGCCGAGGTCGACGACCGGTCGGGGTACCGACGGTACGGGGAGGGCCAGGTGCGTGCCGGGGTGATCGCCCGTGCGCTCCGAGACGCCGGAGTTCCGCTTCCGGCCGTCGCCGCGGTCGTCGCGGGTGGAGGCGCGCGCGATGCCCTGTCGGAGCGCCGTCGGCGTGTGCTCGAGGACCGAGCACGCGAAGACCGGGCCTTCGCGGATGCCGAGGCCGTGGTTCGCGTGTTGGCCGCCCCCGTCGCGGTGGTCGAGCGGGAGATGGTCGCGCAACCGTTCGTCGGGCAGGCGATCTCCGTCGATGCGCAGGATGCCGGTTCGATGTCCGACGACGACGCCGAAGCGGTGCTCGCCGAGCTGTTCGAGCGCCTGCGTGCGTCGGATCTCGGCCCGAGCGGTCAGTTCTGGACCACGCTCAGGGCCGGCGAGCAGGGGGCCGTCGAGGTCGTCTGCTGCTGGCCAACCCCCGTCGAGGTCGACGATGAACGGTTCGGCGCGGAGGCGTTCTCGGGAGTGGTGCCGGCCCGCGTCGAACTGGTGGCGACCTGGCGCCCGACCGAGGGCGAGACGCTCCCCGACGGGGCCACCCATCCGGCCGTCGTCGCGCTCTTCGACGCGCTCGCCCATCGACCGATCGACGGACTGCGCACCCTGGAGGTGCGGCAGACCGTGCTCGGGATGAGTGAAGACGACTACGCCGTCGAGGTCGCCGTCACCGTGGAGACACGATGA
- a CDS encoding glycoside hydrolase family 13 protein, with protein sequence MTSEWWRTATIYQIYPRSFADANGDGMGDLAGITAHLVDLQELGIDAIWLSPFYTSPQKDAGYDVADYCDVDPLFGTLADFDAMLAEAHARGIRVIVDLVPNHSSSAHAWFQAALAAEPGSAERARYLFRDGRGANGDEAPNNWESVFGGPAWTRITEADGTPGQWYLHIFDSSQPDFDWTNPEVHEEFRRILRFWLDRGVDGFRVDVAHGMAKVEGLPDYTPPAEGGSMGGAAGVDGAAGVDGAGGGATGVALEPAISDEAPAGAPYWGQDGVHDIFRDWRTLLDEYPGDRILAAEAWVDPLARLANWVRPDEMHQSFNFAYLETPWEAEALRSVVDASLAAFGAVGAPSTWVLSNHDVVRHATRLSVTEPNPQGHGLGPRSKGLPEYATGVRRARAATAFMLALPGSSYLYQGEELGLPEVIDLPDDAREDPTWFRTNGERYGRDGCRVPLPWNADAANYGFGATGTPWLPQPELWRTLARDAQRGDADSTLELYRAALRLRREHALGAGTLEWISLKGVDDPAVLAFRNGDVIVVANTGSNAVPLPAGEVLLASAPLAGGSLPGDTTVWIAA encoded by the coding sequence ATGACTTCCGAGTGGTGGCGTACCGCCACGATCTACCAGATCTATCCACGCTCCTTCGCCGACGCGAACGGCGACGGCATGGGCGACCTCGCCGGCATCACCGCGCACCTCGTCGACCTGCAGGAGCTCGGCATCGACGCCATCTGGCTGTCGCCGTTCTACACGTCGCCCCAGAAGGACGCCGGATACGACGTCGCCGACTACTGCGACGTCGACCCGTTGTTCGGCACGCTCGCCGATTTCGACGCGATGCTGGCCGAGGCGCACGCCCGCGGCATCCGAGTCATCGTCGACCTCGTGCCCAACCACTCGTCGAGCGCGCACGCCTGGTTCCAGGCCGCCCTCGCCGCCGAGCCGGGCAGCGCCGAGCGCGCCCGCTACCTGTTCCGCGACGGACGCGGTGCGAACGGCGACGAGGCCCCGAACAACTGGGAGTCCGTCTTCGGCGGACCCGCATGGACGCGCATCACCGAGGCCGACGGCACGCCCGGCCAGTGGTACCTGCACATCTTCGACAGCTCGCAGCCCGACTTCGACTGGACCAACCCCGAGGTGCACGAGGAGTTCCGGCGCATCCTGCGGTTCTGGCTCGACCGCGGCGTCGACGGCTTCCGCGTCGACGTGGCGCACGGCATGGCCAAGGTCGAGGGCCTGCCCGACTACACGCCGCCAGCCGAGGGCGGCAGCATGGGCGGCGCGGCCGGCGTCGATGGCGCGGCCGGCGTCGACGGTGCCGGCGGAGGTGCGACCGGCGTCGCCCTCGAGCCCGCGATCAGCGACGAGGCGCCCGCCGGCGCACCCTACTGGGGCCAGGACGGCGTGCACGACATCTTCCGCGACTGGCGAACGTTGCTCGACGAATACCCCGGCGACCGCATCCTGGCCGCCGAGGCGTGGGTCGACCCGCTGGCGCGCCTCGCGAACTGGGTGCGCCCCGACGAGATGCACCAGTCGTTCAACTTCGCCTACCTCGAGACCCCGTGGGAGGCCGAAGCCCTCCGCTCGGTCGTCGACGCCTCGCTCGCCGCGTTCGGCGCCGTCGGCGCACCCTCGACCTGGGTGCTCTCGAACCACGACGTCGTACGACACGCCACGCGCCTGTCGGTGACCGAGCCGAACCCGCAGGGCCACGGCCTCGGACCCCGCTCCAAGGGCCTGCCCGAGTACGCCACCGGCGTGCGCCGCGCCCGCGCGGCCACCGCGTTCATGCTCGCGCTGCCAGGCTCGTCGTACCTCTACCAGGGCGAGGAGCTCGGCCTGCCCGAGGTCATCGACCTGCCAGACGACGCACGTGAGGACCCCACGTGGTTCCGCACGAACGGCGAGCGCTACGGACGCGACGGATGCCGCGTGCCGCTGCCCTGGAACGCGGATGCCGCGAACTACGGCTTCGGCGCGACCGGCACCCCCTGGCTGCCGCAGCCCGAGCTCTGGCGCACGCTCGCGCGCGACGCGCAGCGCGGCGACGCGGACTCCACGCTCGAGCTCTACCGGGCCGCCCTGCGCCTGCGGCGCGAGCACGCGCTCGGCGCGGGCACCCTCGAGTGGATCTCGCTCAAGGGCGTCGACGACCCCGCGGTGCTCGCCTTCCGCAACGGCGACGTGATCGTCGTGGCGAACACCGGCTCGAACGCCGTGCCGCTGCCCGCCGGCGAGGTGCTGCTCGCGAGCGCGCCGCTCGCCGGCGGCTCACTGCCCGGCGACACCACGGTCTGGATCGCCGCCTAG
- a CDS encoding sugar ABC transporter substrate-binding protein, giving the protein MRVNTKSLVAAGALAVVATLGLASCASGDSGSESEASASGTLTVWVDAERVDALKSAADAYTEKTGVKVDLVGKDNADIKDDFIQQVPTGKGPDITMGAHDWLGELSTNGVVAPLELGDSAADYLPVAIDASTYEGTVYMLPYAVENIAVLRNADLVPEAATSFDDMIAKGQAAGLTQPFVVEQGAEGNPYHLYPFQTAFGAPVFGSTDKGYDATDLQLGNEGGNAFATWLGAQGKNGTGVFNTDIDGDIAKQAFIDGTAAFWLTGPWNVGAAVDAGINVAVDPTPSPTSDPAQPFAGVKGFFISAESKNKVAANDFLVNYLGSEDTQLELFKAGNILPANAAAAETASSDPIIAGFAAAGADAVPMPAIPAMGQVWQYWGIAEADIINGADPVATWQKLATDVQAAIDAS; this is encoded by the coding sequence ATGAGGGTGAACACGAAGAGCCTCGTCGCCGCAGGCGCGCTCGCGGTCGTCGCGACGCTCGGCCTCGCGAGCTGCGCATCGGGCGACAGCGGTTCCGAGAGCGAAGCCTCGGCCAGCGGCACGCTGACCGTCTGGGTCGACGCCGAGCGCGTCGACGCGCTGAAGAGCGCCGCAGACGCCTACACCGAGAAGACCGGCGTGAAGGTCGACCTCGTCGGCAAGGACAACGCCGACATCAAGGACGACTTCATTCAGCAGGTGCCGACCGGCAAGGGCCCCGACATCACCATGGGTGCCCACGACTGGCTCGGCGAGCTGTCGACGAACGGCGTCGTGGCGCCGCTCGAGCTCGGCGACTCCGCCGCAGACTACCTGCCGGTCGCGATCGACGCCTCGACCTACGAGGGCACCGTCTACATGCTCCCGTACGCGGTCGAGAACATCGCCGTGCTGCGCAACGCCGACCTCGTTCCCGAGGCCGCCACGAGCTTCGACGACATGATCGCGAAGGGCCAGGCCGCCGGCCTCACCCAGCCGTTCGTCGTCGAGCAGGGTGCAGAGGGCAACCCGTACCACCTCTACCCGTTCCAGACCGCGTTCGGCGCTCCCGTCTTCGGCTCGACCGACAAGGGCTACGACGCGACCGACCTGCAGCTCGGCAACGAGGGCGGCAACGCGTTCGCCACCTGGCTCGGCGCGCAGGGCAAGAACGGCACCGGCGTCTTCAACACCGACATCGACGGTGACATCGCCAAGCAGGCCTTCATCGACGGTACGGCCGCCTTCTGGCTGACCGGCCCGTGGAACGTCGGCGCAGCCGTCGACGCCGGCATCAACGTCGCGGTCGACCCGACCCCGAGCCCGACCTCCGACCCGGCCCAGCCGTTCGCCGGCGTCAAGGGCTTCTTCATCTCGGCCGAGTCGAAGAACAAGGTCGCCGCGAACGACTTCCTCGTCAACTACCTCGGCAGCGAGGACACCCAGCTCGAGCTGTTCAAGGCCGGCAACATCCTGCCCGCGAACGCCGCGGCCGCCGAGACCGCCTCGAGCGACCCGATCATCGCCGGCTTCGCCGCCGCCGGTGCCGACGCCGTGCCGATGCCCGCGATCCCGGCCATGGGCCAGGTCTGGCAGTACTGGGGCATCGCCGAGGCCGACATCATCAACGGTGCCGACCCGGTCGCCACGTGGCAGAAGCTCGCCACCGACGTGCAGGCGGCGATCGACGCGAGTTGA
- a CDS encoding ABC transporter permease subunit: MSTTTEGQATAGDPTTGAPGGTPPTRRQRQAAGIADAASVGVKVLLVKLLGLGIVDALAIFGIIILVGAGQWLVAAIVAIVAIAVNWIYFSRRKLPAKYLTPGVIFLVVFQVFVLVYTGYIAFTNYGTGHNGSKEQAVSSLMASSLERVEDSPTYPVTVVDRGGELGLLVTDPDGDALVGTAEQPLESVSAEFDGDKAVAVDGWTTLNFAEVLARTDEITELAVPYSSDPNDGAIRTPDASSAYLYISTLEYDEAAGTMTDLDSGTVYSDIGTGAFTAEDGTELLPGWQIVIGFDNFVRAVTDERLAGPLIYVTLWTFAFALISVASTFFLGLFLAIVFNDARMRGRKFYRVLIILPYAIPSFLSALVWAGMMNESFGFINQVLLGGASVPWLTDPWLAKVSVLIVNLWLGFPYMFLVCMGALQSIPEELQEAATVDGAKPWAVFRLIKLPLLLVSVAPLLIASFAFNFNNFNVIYMLTDGGPRDSNAPIPVGFTDILISMVYKVAFTGQTRDYGLASAYSILIFLIVAVISIIAFRRTKSLEELN; this comes from the coding sequence ATGAGCACGACCACTGAAGGCCAGGCCACGGCCGGCGACCCCACGACGGGTGCACCCGGCGGCACGCCGCCCACGCGACGACAGCGACAGGCCGCAGGCATCGCCGACGCGGCATCCGTCGGCGTCAAGGTGCTGCTCGTGAAGCTGCTGGGCCTCGGCATCGTCGATGCGCTCGCGATCTTCGGCATCATCATCCTGGTCGGCGCCGGGCAGTGGCTGGTCGCGGCGATCGTCGCGATCGTCGCGATCGCCGTCAACTGGATCTACTTCTCGCGCCGCAAGCTGCCCGCGAAGTACCTCACGCCCGGCGTCATCTTCCTCGTCGTCTTCCAGGTGTTCGTGCTCGTCTACACCGGGTACATCGCCTTCACGAACTACGGCACGGGCCACAACGGCTCCAAGGAGCAGGCGGTCTCGTCGCTCATGGCCTCCTCGCTCGAGCGCGTCGAGGACTCGCCGACCTACCCCGTCACCGTCGTCGACCGCGGCGGTGAACTCGGCCTGCTCGTGACCGACCCCGACGGCGACGCCCTCGTCGGCACGGCCGAGCAGCCGCTCGAGTCCGTCTCGGCCGAGTTCGACGGCGACAAGGCGGTCGCCGTCGACGGCTGGACGACGCTGAACTTCGCCGAGGTGCTCGCCCGCACCGACGAGATCACCGAACTCGCGGTGCCCTACTCGAGCGACCCGAACGACGGCGCGATCCGCACGCCCGACGCCTCCAGCGCCTACCTCTACATCTCCACGCTCGAGTACGACGAGGCCGCCGGCACCATGACCGACCTGGACTCCGGCACGGTCTATTCCGACATCGGCACGGGCGCGTTCACCGCCGAAGACGGCACCGAGCTGCTGCCCGGCTGGCAGATCGTCATCGGCTTCGACAACTTCGTGCGCGCCGTCACCGACGAGCGACTCGCGGGCCCGCTCATCTACGTGACCCTCTGGACCTTCGCGTTCGCGCTCATCTCGGTCGCGTCGACGTTCTTCCTCGGCCTGTTCCTCGCGATCGTCTTCAACGACGCCCGCATGCGCGGCCGCAAGTTCTACCGGGTGCTGATCATCCTCCCGTACGCGATCCCGTCGTTCCTCTCGGCGCTGGTCTGGGCGGGCATGATGAACGAGAGCTTCGGCTTCATCAACCAGGTGCTGCTCGGCGGGGCATCCGTTCCATGGCTCACCGATCCATGGCTCGCCAAGGTCTCGGTGCTCATCGTGAACCTCTGGCTCGGGTTCCCGTACATGTTCCTCGTGTGCATGGGCGCGCTGCAGTCGATTCCCGAAGAGCTGCAGGAGGCCGCGACCGTCGACGGGGCGAAGCCGTGGGCGGTCTTCCGCCTCATCAAGCTGCCGCTGCTGCTCGTCAGCGTGGCGCCACTGCTCATCGCGTCGTTCGCGTTCAACTTCAACAACTTCAACGTGATCTACATGCTCACCGACGGCGGCCCGCGCGACTCGAACGCGCCGATCCCCGTCGGGTTCACCGACATCCTGATCTCGATGGTCTACAAGGTCGCCTTCACCGGGCAGACGCGCGACTACGGTCTCGCGAGCGCCTACTCGATCCTCATCTTCCTCATCGTGGCCGTGATCTCGATCATCGCGTTCCGCCGAACCAAGTCCCTCGAGGAGCTGAACTGA
- a CDS encoding sugar ABC transporter permease, which translates to MPKRPFNFGRWFRATGWRHIVGVLMLLFSLFPIVFVISSSLNPNGTLTGSNALFSKIGLDSYVRILTDPQVPFTTWLGNTLMIAGITALLTVFLGALAAYSFSRMRFTGRRFGLIGIVVVQMFPQLLAVVAIFLLMSAIGDLFPAIGLNTHIGLIMVYLGGALGVNTYLMYGFFNTIPQSIDEAAKIDGAGHARIFFTIILRLVAPILAVVALLSFIASVNEFVVASVLLIDTEKQTLAVGLTKLVSNPRYADWSAFSAGAVIAALPVVALFLFLQKYIVGGLTAGAVK; encoded by the coding sequence ATGCCGAAGCGTCCGTTCAACTTCGGCCGCTGGTTCCGCGCGACCGGATGGCGTCACATCGTCGGCGTGCTGATGCTCCTGTTCTCGCTGTTCCCGATCGTGTTCGTGATCTCGTCGTCGCTGAACCCCAACGGCACGCTCACCGGATCGAACGCCCTCTTCTCGAAGATCGGGCTCGACAGCTACGTGCGGATCCTGACCGACCCGCAGGTGCCCTTCACGACCTGGCTCGGCAACACGCTCATGATCGCGGGCATCACCGCGCTGCTCACGGTGTTCCTCGGCGCGCTCGCCGCCTACTCGTTCTCGCGCATGCGGTTCACGGGTCGACGGTTCGGCCTCATCGGCATCGTCGTGGTGCAGATGTTCCCGCAGCTGCTCGCGGTCGTCGCGATCTTCCTGCTCATGAGCGCGATCGGCGATCTCTTCCCGGCGATCGGCCTGAACACGCACATCGGCCTGATCATGGTCTACCTCGGCGGCGCGCTCGGCGTGAACACGTACCTGATGTACGGATTCTTCAACACGATCCCGCAGTCGATCGACGAGGCCGCCAAGATCGACGGCGCCGGGCACGCCCGCATCTTCTTCACGATCATCCTGCGGCTCGTGGCGCCGATCCTCGCGGTCGTCGCGCTGCTCTCGTTCATCGCGTCGGTCAACGAGTTCGTCGTGGCCTCGGTGCTGCTCATCGACACCGAGAAGCAGACCCTCGCGGTCGGCCTCACCAAGCTCGTCTCGAACCCGCGCTACGCGGACTGGAGCGCGTTCTCGGCCGGAGCCGTCATCGCGGCGCTGCCGGTCGTCGCGCTGTTCCTCTTCCTGCAGAAGTACATCGTGGGCGGGCTGACGGCCGGCGCGGTCAAGTAG